A single window of Vigna unguiculata cultivar IT97K-499-35 chromosome 1, ASM411807v1, whole genome shotgun sequence DNA harbors:
- the LOC114193019 gene encoding U5 small nuclear ribonucleoprotein 40 kDa protein codes for MQVFPSEGESALSVVGPRPMEWSTVPYNAPQAPGPNGKQRTSSLESPIMLLSGHQSAIYTMKFNPAGSVVASGSHDREIFLWNVHGDCKNFMVLKGHKNAVLDLHWTTDGTQIISASPDKTVRAWDVETGKQIKKMVEHLSYVNSCCPSRRGPPLVVSGSDDGTAKLWDMRQRGSIQTFPDKYQITAVGFSDASDKIFTGGIDNDVKIWDLRKGEVTMTLQGHQDMITGMQLSPDGSYLLTNGMDCKLCIWDMRPYAPQNRCVKVLEGHQHNFEKNLLKCGWSPDGSKVTAGSSDRMVYIWDTTSRRILYKLPGHNGSVNECVFHPNEPIIGSCSSDKQIYLGEI; via the coding sequence ATGCAAGTTTTTCCAAGTGAAGGTGAAAGTGCTCTGTCAGTTGTTGGTCCAAGGCCAATGGAATGGTCTACTGTTCCATATAATGCCCCTCAAGCTCCTGGGCCAAATGGAAAGCAGCGGACCTCAAGTTTGGAATCACCAATCATGTTGCTGTCAGGTCACCAGAGTGCTATATATACCATGAAGTTCAATCCAGCAGGATCAGTTGTTGCATCTGGATCTCATGACAGGGAAATTTTCCTCTGGAATGTGCATGGGGATTGCAAGAACTTCATGGTTCTGAAAGGTCACAAGAATGCAGTTTTAGATCTTCACTGGACTACTGATGGGACACAGATAATTTCTGCCAGCCCTGATAAAACAGTGAGGGCATGGGATGTGGAAACaggaaaacaaataaagaaaatggtAGAACATCTCTCATACGTTAATTCATGTTGTCCTTCTCGAAGGGGACCACCTCTTGTTGTTAGTGGCTCCGATGATGGAACTGCTAAATTATGGGATATGCGTCAAAGGGGTTCCATCCAAACATTCCCGGATAAATACCAGATTACTGCTGTTGGGTTCTCTGATGCATCAGATAAGATCTTCACCGGTGGTATTGATAATGATGTCAAGATTTGGGATTTGCGTAAAGGTGAAGTTACCATGACATTGCAAGGTCATCAAGATATGATTACTGGTATGCAGTTGAGTCCTGATGGGTCATACCTTCTTACAAACGGCATGGATTGCAAGCTTTGCATTTGGGACATGCGCCCATATGCTCCACAAAATCGCTGTGTGAAGGTGTTGGAAGGGCACCAACACAACTTTGAGAAGAACTTGTTGAAGTGTGGTTGGTCTCCTGATGGAAGCAAGGTAACAGCTGGTAGTTCTGATCGAATGGTTTACATCTGGGATACCACTTCTCGTCGCATCTTGTATAAGCTTCCTGGTCACAATGGGTCTGTTAATGAGTGTGTTTTTCATCCCAATGAGCCTATTATTGGATCTTGCAGCAGTGACAAGCAGATTTATCTGGGGGAGATATGA